The following coding sequences are from one Syngnathus acus chromosome 14, fSynAcu1.2, whole genome shotgun sequence window:
- the zc3h12b gene encoding probable ribonuclease ZC3H12B: MEKHPCREENIDSSRDRHAPDEPEDGSSSDSDAEEQLRQKAQVNSNKKWEPLAVVTKPHRQLCRSPCLDRPSFSQSSTVQDSREDETAAGSAVKAASKKDYQTKMDFALKLGYSGEQVEMVLSKVGAAALINDILAELVRLGNKVEPESQPCSTAAAASASLSLTPCVKETVSPEVSVEEESVDPYDNLRPIVIDGSNVAMSHGNKEVFSCRGIQLAVEWFIEKGHKDITVFVPAWRKEQSRPDALITDQEILRKLEKEKILVFTPSRRVQGRRVVCYDDRFIVKLAYDSDGIIVSNDNYRDLQNEKPEWKKFIEERLLMYSFVNDKFMPPDDPLGRHGPSLENFLRKRPVVPEHKKQPCPYGKKCTYGHKCKYYHPERVNQPLRSVADELRAFAKLSAVKTMSEGALAKYGTGPAMVTRDGNSEVKRVAPKRQSDPSIRSVACESPESLSVMRKSETNSVPSLVTALSVPTMQPVKSHAAGALNTRSASSPVPGSLQFSHSSLEHMSSVQYPPILVTNSHGASVTYSEQFPKYDSVSDHGYYSLHSDFSNMSMSSMHNVDSFCSMEHEHVVCQRTRSHCAESCLGHSNSDSFPSYGDMYPSSVDGSLEESMKGQQQSPATGRMQTFGFRHEALTRVQSYGPEEPKQGPRKQPAPHLAPHIQHVAVGARSSCPGDYPVAQNVLPPLSSQPTRSLGMTRMDSVSDSRLYDSNPMRQRRPPLCREQHASWDPLPCGNESYGYHSYPLSNSLMPCCERVMVRSMPDKMEQIWNVPWEASAAAEHQERYVVPEHQYQTYRNLCNIFPAYVVHSVMEKNPHLTDPQQLAAVIVTNLRSCH, from the exons ATGGAAAAGCACCCATGCAGGGAGGAGAACATTGACTCAAGCAGGGACCGGCATGCCCCCGACGAGCCCGAGGACGGCAGCAGTTCGGATAGTGACGCTGAGGAGCAGCTGCGGCAGAAGGCTCAGGtgaacagcaacaaaaagTGGGAGCCCTTGGCGGTGGTGACAAAGCCCCATCGGCAGCTCTGTCGTTCTCCGTGCCTGGACCGGCCCAGTTTTTCCCAGAGTAGCACGGTGCAAGATTCCCGTGAGGATGAAACCGCTGCGGGATCAGCCGTCAAAGCGGCCAGTAAGAAAGATTACCAGACAAAAATGGACTTTGCGTTGAAGCTGGGCTACTCTGGGGAGCAGGTGGAGATGGTGCTCAGTAAAGTGGGGGCCGCTGCTCTCATTAATGACATTCTTGCTGAGCTGGTGAGACTCGGGAACAAAGTGGAGCCCGAAAGTCAACCTTGCAGCACGGCGGCGGCCGCATCGGCGTCGCTGTCGCTCACGCCGTGCGTTAAAGAGACTGTTAGTCCCGAAGTGTCTGTGGAAGAGGAATCTGTGGACCCTTACGATAACCTCAGGCCGATTGTCATCGATGGATCAAATGTGGCAATGAG ccATGGAAACAAAGAGGTTTTCTCTTGCCGTGGTATCCAACTTGCTGTCGAATGGTTCATAGAGAAAGGGCACAAAGACATCACTGTGTTTGTCCCAGCATGGAGAAAAGAGCAGTCCAGGCCTGATGCCCTCATTACAG ATCAAGAAATCTTACGCAAGCTCGAAAAAGAGAAGATCCTGGTTTTCACCCCATCTCGGAGGGTCCAAGGCAGAAGAGTGGTGTGCTATGACGATCGCTTCATAGTGAAGCTGGCTTATGATTCTGATGGAATTATCGTGTCCAACGACAACTACAGAGacttgcaaaatgaaaaaccaGAGTGGAAGAAGTTCATCGAGGAACGGCTCCTAATGTATTCATTCGTCAATGACAA ATTTATGCCACCTGATGATCCACTGGGAAGACATGGTCCGAGTTTGGAAAATTTCCTCCGCAAGCGTCCTGTTGTCCCAGAGCATAAAAAACAACCATGCCCCTATG gcaaaaagtgCACATATGGACACAAGTGCAAATATTATCATCCGGAGCGAGTCAATCAGCCGCTGCGGTCGGTGGCTGACGAACTGCGGGCCTTCGCCAAACTCTCCGCAGTCAAGACAATGAGCGAGGGGGCCTTAGCCAAATACGGCACCGGGCCGGCGATGGTGACCAGGGACGGCAACTCCGAAGTCAAACGCGTGGCGCCCAAACGCCAGTCGGACCCGAGCATCCGCTCGGTGGCCTGCGAGTCTCCAGAAAGCCTTTCGGTCATGAGGAAGTCTGAGACCAATTCAGTGCCTTCCCTTGTGACCGCTCTCAGCGTGCCCACCATGCAGCCCGTCAAGAGCCACGCGGCCGGGGCCTTGAACACGCGATCCGCCAGCAGCCCGGTGCCAGGTTCTTTGCAGTTCTCCCACAGTTCGCTGGAGCACATGTCCAGTGTGCAGTACCCTCCCATTCTGGTAACCAACAGTCACGGCGCTTCTGTGACATACAGCGAGCAGTTCCCAAAGTATGACTCGGTCAGCGACCACGGCTATTATTCACTGCACAGTGACTTCTCAAACATGAGCATGAGCAGTATGCACAACGTCGACAGTTTCTGTAGCATGGAGCACGAGCACGTGGTGTGCCAGAGAACTCGCAGCCACTGCGCCGAGTCCTGCCTCGGCCACTCCAACAGTGACTCTTTCCCCTCTTACGGCGACATGTACCCCAGCTCTGTGGACGGGAGCTTGGAGGAGAGCATGAAGGGCCAGCAGCAGTCTCCGGCAACGGGGAGAATGCAGACTTTCGGTTTTCGGCACGAAGCGCTCACGAGGGTGCAAAGTTACGGGCCCGAGGAGCCCAAGCAGGGTCCGCGGAAGCAGCCTGCCCCTCATCTGGCTCCGCACATCCAGCACGTGGCGGTGGGGGCCAGGTCGAGCTGCCCCGGGGACTACCCCGTCGCTCAGAACGTCCTCCCGCCGCTGTCCTCGCAGCCGACGCGCTCCCTCGGCATGACCCGTATGGACAGCGTATCCGATTCCAGGTTGTACGACAGCAACCCCATGAGACAGAGGCGACCGCCGCTGTGCCGCGAGCAGCACGCGAGCTGGGACCCCCTGCCCTGCGGCAACGAGTCGTACGGATACCACTCGTACCCTCTGAGCAACAGCCTGATGCCGTGCTGCGAGCGGGTCATGGTCCGCAGCATGCCTGACAAAATGGAGCAAATTTGGAACGTGCCGTGGGAGGCCTCAGCTGCGGCGGAACACCAAGAACGGTATGTCGTCCCAGAGCACCAGTATCAAACATATCGGAACCTTTGCAACATTTTTCCCGCTTACGTGGTCCATTCGGTGATGGAGAAGAACCCCCATTTGACAGACCCCCAACAACTGGCAGCTGTCATTGTCACAAATTTGAGGTCTTGTCACTGA
- the LOC119133300 gene encoding APC membrane recruitment protein 1-like has translation MASRDADKLPSDTGDLESISGSLSKCGPPDITQEHLPEKTTSTVKARKSGKFRTALSFFGVRKSMCLLPSFFGGRSKNQSKKGIYKSKTHDGLSQITHNDSLRGDSASTGDFEYCSSDCPEALHGNECCFPSEQKSQSLTRQKRGLKSFFSSFKHHKNHRNDSLVKTEMTSMSPPQSPVQNNPDVTQCLESEPDVPDFANIMCATSLAPECNDTQVVILEKSSDQESATIECDNQSCVDQIDEINLMAVVSSEYKENASEPRQSLEMMPDPTLKSETPAGSSDQLNLIYSEVASLKSFDSLTGCGDIIADQEVDSITDATVSGERNRNGGKRTSCFLTYQGGGEEMASPEDLDEQCLHDFWETNASEELHCPCNQDRMTPTASTPSSHDMDLADSNSAQQASTINTSADVLTPQSEHQESVPNSDEGYYDSTTPGPDEGQDRTDRLRQTNKLPRDSYSGDALYELFATDESLISPHNESKARLPTSVNVDCKTRYVSMTSDPDLKTSKEHHPEENKADSCQTVCFSQALVDYEKSSQMLCELHNASVDVLETSSAFTPNMEALPTIVTFDVVDAHNEGEYEEQIHMELEEDISSPYQDFEDSYLQKDAFADYQMLDLYEQSLISSTWAIASLPRHLGLTRLSQSMSHPLSLDRRSRSLDTESLQLQMPAAYRESRAANLSRPQSERDPESDPLAYYKKKGLASEVRDGATSLPWQSRSEMALSLSLRHDDGTQTVEKQNMFSDSFSRGLPDSEGHLHSDVPTPDDVTSQDAELYNRPCHLPLQTYCLPHSTFGYSGIDASCGAGEDPLRKAAADLHSYMQFSQSRQTAASRERIAHSGSAVPTEDPPATK, from the coding sequence ATGGCTTCTCGTGACGCTGACAAGCTCCCAAGTGACACCGGGGACTTGGAGAGCATTTCGGGATCACTCTCTAAGTGCGGCCCTCCTGACATTACACAGGAGCATCTTCCAGAAAAAACAACTTCGACAGTGAAAGCTCGAAAATCGGGGAAATTTAGGACTGCGCTTTCATTCTTTGGAGTTCGCAAAAGCATGTGTCTCTTACCAAGCTTTTTTGGCGGGAGGAGTAAAAACCAGAGCAAGAAGGGAatttacaaaagcaaaactcaTGATGGGCTAAGCCAAATAACTCATAATGACAGCCTGAGAGGTGACTCCGCCTCCACTGGCGATTTCGAGTACTGTAGTAGTGACTGTCCTGAAGCTCTTCATGGCAATGAATGTTGTTTCCCCAGTGAACAGAAATCGCAGTCGCTCACTAGACAGAAACGGGgtttgaaaagtttttttagTAGTTttaaacatcacaaaaacCATCGAAACGATAGTTTGGTTAAAACGGAGATGACTTCAATGTCTCCCCCTCAGTCTCCTGTCCAGAACAACCCCGATGTCACACAGTGCCTGGAATCTGAACCGGACGTGCCTGATTTTGCAAATATAATGTGTGCTACTTCACTGGCACCTGAATGTAATGACACACAAGTCGTAATTTTAGAGAAAAGTTCCGACCAAGAAAGCGCTACAATTGAGTGTGATAATCAGTCGTGCGTTGATCAAATCGATGAAATCAATCTGATGGCTGTGGTTTCCAGCGAATACAAGGAAAATGCTAGCGAGCCTCGTCAGTCACTTGAGATGATGCCCGATCCGACGTTGAAGTCCGAAACACCCGCTGGCTCATCCGATCAACTCAACCTGATTTACAGTGAGGTCGCCTCACTTAAGAGCTTCGATTCACTCACCGGTTGCGGAGACATCATTGCGGATCAAGAAGTTGACAGCATCACAGATGCCACAGTTTCCGGAGAAAGAAATAGAAACGGAGGGAAGCGGACCTCCTGCTTTCTCACCTACCAAGGTGGTGGTGAAGAAATGGCCTCCCCTGAAGATTTAGACGAACAGTGTCTTCATGATTTCTGGGAAACGAATGCATCCGAGGAACTTCACTGTCCTTGCAACCAGGACCGCATGACTCCGACTGCTAGCACGCCGTCCTCGCACGATATGGACTTAGCGGACAGTAACAGCGCACAGCAAGCTAGCACCATCAACACTTCAGCTGATGTGTTGACACCTCAAAGTGAGCATCAAGAGTCAGTTCCTAATAGTGATGAGGGCTACTACGATTCAACTACCCCAGGTCCAGATGAAGGACAGGACCGGACAGATCGACTAAGGCAGACTAACAAATTACCCAGGGACAGTTACAGCGGGGATGCCCTCTATGAACTGTTTGCGACTGATGAGAGTCTCATCAGTCCGCACAATGAAAGCAAAGCTAGACTGCCGACTTCCGTAAATGTCGACTGTAAGACGAGGTACGTGTCAATGACATCGGACCCAGATTTGAAAACATCCAAAGAGCACCATCCAGAGGAAAACAAAGCGGACAGTTGCCAAACTGTTTGTTTCTCCCAAGCGCTGGTAGACTACGAGAAAAGCTCTCAGATGTTGTGCGAGTTGCACAACGCAAGCGTGGACGTCTTGGAGACGAGCAGCGCCTTCACCCCAAACATGGAGGCCTTACCTACCATCGTCACGTTCGATGTGGTGGACGCGCATAACGAGGGGGAATATGAGGAGCAGATTCACATGGAACTGGAGGAGGACATTTCATCACCCTATCAGGACTTTGAAGACAGCTACCTCCAAAAAGATGCTTTTGCCGACTATCAAATGTTAGATCTGTACGAGCAGAGTCTGATCAGCAGCACGTGGGCCATCGCCAGTCTCCCACGGCACCTTGGCCTTACAAGACTAAGCCAGTCCATGTCTCATCCCTTGTCCCTAGACAGGAGAAGTCGGTCTCTGGACACGGAAAGCCTTCAGTTGCAGATGCCCGCCGCGTACAGAGAGAGCAGAGCTGCTAACCTTTCCCGTCCTCAATCTGAAAGAGATCCAGAGAGTGATCCTCTGGCTTATTATAAAAAGAAGGGACTCGCGTCAGAGGTTCGAGACGGCGCTACGTCCTTACCATGGCAAAGCCGCTCAGAAATGGCTTTAAGCCTTTCTTTGCGCCATGACGACGGAACACAAACAGTTGAGAAACAGAACATGTTTTCGGATTCATTCAGCAGGGGCTTACCCGACAGCGAAGGCCACCTTCACTCTGACGTGCCAACGCCCGATGATGTAACGTCACAAGACGCAGAGCTTTACAATCGGCCGTGCCACCTCCCCTTGCAAACGTATTGTTTACCTCATAGCACCTTCGGTTATTCAGGAATCGATGCATCGTGCGGTGCCGGTGAGGATCCGTTACGCAAAGCCGCTGCTGATTTGCACTCGTATATGCAGTTTAGTCAAAGCAGACAGACGGCGGCCAGTAGGGAAAGAATAGCTCATTCGGGAAGTGCTGTGCCAACGGAAGACCCGCCCGCAACAAAATGA
- the gab3 gene encoding GRB2-associated-binding protein 3 isoform X2, which translates to MSAGDVVCTGWLIKSPPEKKLKRFAWRKRWFVLRRGRMSGNPDVLEYYQSKSSKKPIRIIDLKECKVEMLNGQLGIKRDFQEKHLFVVKTSARMFYLVAKTEEEMNVWISSISHICQFGNHEEAGSSEEGFPHTPASLQPSSDNSDRVSLSSQQGSSHPPDYLVLSQCGTGSGSTCRHSSFSNSETSLEQKSTEDVFKDIVPSPPCNGSSSFNCISQFRLSPSPFPHGILSNPPLSAPCTALAPPSSSSPLHLCAMSVFQFDKPYSRASFEAAKDKQTPPPLPPKPNHLPDEGIRRPRAMSARHCPKHVAPLFRRTSLSSLDHFTIDADSRSTGNRRQTLNVVRQSWHNQSQQDESYVAMVSTPSRVSVVEGDAYIPMSPISMPDTNKKVKATKTLSSLVCQPGEFAPPPIHRHLKPCLRRARPPPLDLRGLSTITECPAHHPLSRTKTDSCFSFSGTCLSYEGSFENGDNSRDEDAKWATMESRQRFSLNVEGVVQPWARRSNLDYLSLDFNSASPSPVQKKPLLSDEHRVDYVQVDEKKTQALQNTKMEWIDVRQSKT; encoded by the exons ATGAGTGCTGGGGATGTGGTCTGCACTGGCTGGCTCATTAAATCACCCCCGGAGAAGAAACTCAAGCGATTT GCATGGAGAAAACGTTGGTTTGTCCTACGAAGAGGTCGCATGAGCGGGAACCCTGATGTGTTGGAGTACTACCAAAGTAAAAGTTCCAAAAAGCCAATCCGCATCATTGACCTGAAAGAGTGCAAGGTGGAAATGCTGAACGGGCAATTGGGGATAAAGCGTGACTTCCAAGAAAAGCATCTCTTTGTGGTGAAGACTTCTGCTCGTATGTTCTACCTGGTGGCCAAGACTGAGGAGGAGATGAACGTCTGGATCAGCAGCATCAGTCATATTTGCCAGTTTGGCAACCACGAGGAAGCAG gGAGCTCTGAAGAAGGATTTCCTCACACCCCAGCATCACTTCAGCCGTCAAGTGACAACTCTGACCGGGTGTCTCTATCAAGTCAACAGGGCTCCAGTCACCCACCCGATTATCTTGTCTTGTCCCAATGCGGGACAGGAAGTGGAAGCACTTGCAG ACATAGCAGCTTTTCAAATTCGGAGACTTCTTTGGAGCAGAAGTCGACAGAAGATGTTTTCAAGGACATTGTGCCCTCACCTCCCTGCAATGGCTCGTCATCTTTTAACTGCATTTCTCAGTTCCGCCTCAGTCCATCTCCGTTCCCACACGGGATACTGAGCAACCCTCCTCTCAGCGCGCCTTGCACAGCCCTAGCGCCAccttcctcctcatctccgCTCCATCTCTGCGCTATGAGCGTCTTCCAGTTTGACAAACCATACTCCCGTGCGTCATTTGAGGCCGCCAAGGACAAGCAAACACCTCCTCCGCTGCCACCTAAGCCCAACCATCTGCCTGATGAAGGCATTCGCAGGCCGAGGGCAATGAGTGCACGGCATTGCCCAAAACATGTCGCGCCGCTTTTCCGAAGGACATCTTTGTCAAGCTTGGACCATTTCACAATTG atGCTGACAGCAGATCAACAGGAAACAGAAGGCAGACTCTTAATGTGGTAAGACAATCATGGCACAACCAAAGCCAGCAAGACGAGTCCTACGTCGCCATGGTTTCCACACCGTCACGCGTCAGCGTTGTTGAGGGTGACGCTTACATTCCCATGAGCCCCATCAGCATGCCcgatacaaacaaaaaagtcaaggcCACCAAGACTCTCAGCTCCCTCGTGTGCCAACCGGGAGAATTTGCACCTCCTCCGATCCACCGTCATCTCAAACCTTGTTTAAGGAGAG CTCGACCCCCACCTCTTGATTTGAGAGGCCTCTCTACAATCACTGAATGTCCTGCTCATCATCCTTTGAGCAGAACAAAGACTGATTCGTG tttcagcttttctggaacGTGTTTATCTTATGAAGGAAGCTTTGAGAACGGGGACAATTCAAGAGATGAAGATGCAAAGTGGGCCACAATG GAGTCAAGACAACGCTTCTCCCTCAATGTCGAAGGAGTTGTTCAACCTTGGGCAAGAAGATCGAACCTTGACTATTTATCATTGGATTTCAACTCGGCTTCTCCTTCTCCTGTACAGAAG AAGCCTCTTCTTTCTGATGAACATCGAGTAGATTACGTGCAGGTTGATGAGAAGAAGACTCAGGCACTACAAAACACCAAGATGGAATGGATAGATGTGCGACAGTCGAAAACATAA
- the gab3 gene encoding GRB2-associated-binding protein 3 isoform X1, which yields MSAGDVVCTGWLIKSPPEKKLKRFAWRKRWFVLRRGRMSGNPDVLEYYQSKSSKKPIRIIDLKECKVEMLNGQLGIKRDFQEKHLFVVKTSARMFYLVAKTEEEMNVWISSISHICQFGNHEEAGSSEEGFPHTPASLQPSSDNSDRVSLSSQQGSSHPPDYLVLSQCGTGSGSTCRHSSFSNSETSLEQKSTEDVFKDIVPSPPCNGSSSFNCISQFRLSPSPFPHGILSNPPLSAPCTALAPPSSSSPLHLCAMSVFQFDKPYSRASFEAAKDKQTPPPLPPKPNHLPDEGIRRPRAMSARHCPKHVAPLFRRTSLSSLDHFTIADADSRSTGNRRQTLNVVRQSWHNQSQQDESYVAMVSTPSRVSVVEGDAYIPMSPISMPDTNKKVKATKTLSSLVCQPGEFAPPPIHRHLKPCLRRARPPPLDLRGLSTITECPAHHPLSRTKTDSCFSFSGTCLSYEGSFENGDNSRDEDAKWATMESRQRFSLNVEGVVQPWARRSNLDYLSLDFNSASPSPVQKKPLLSDEHRVDYVQVDEKKTQALQNTKMEWIDVRQSKT from the exons ATGAGTGCTGGGGATGTGGTCTGCACTGGCTGGCTCATTAAATCACCCCCGGAGAAGAAACTCAAGCGATTT GCATGGAGAAAACGTTGGTTTGTCCTACGAAGAGGTCGCATGAGCGGGAACCCTGATGTGTTGGAGTACTACCAAAGTAAAAGTTCCAAAAAGCCAATCCGCATCATTGACCTGAAAGAGTGCAAGGTGGAAATGCTGAACGGGCAATTGGGGATAAAGCGTGACTTCCAAGAAAAGCATCTCTTTGTGGTGAAGACTTCTGCTCGTATGTTCTACCTGGTGGCCAAGACTGAGGAGGAGATGAACGTCTGGATCAGCAGCATCAGTCATATTTGCCAGTTTGGCAACCACGAGGAAGCAG gGAGCTCTGAAGAAGGATTTCCTCACACCCCAGCATCACTTCAGCCGTCAAGTGACAACTCTGACCGGGTGTCTCTATCAAGTCAACAGGGCTCCAGTCACCCACCCGATTATCTTGTCTTGTCCCAATGCGGGACAGGAAGTGGAAGCACTTGCAG ACATAGCAGCTTTTCAAATTCGGAGACTTCTTTGGAGCAGAAGTCGACAGAAGATGTTTTCAAGGACATTGTGCCCTCACCTCCCTGCAATGGCTCGTCATCTTTTAACTGCATTTCTCAGTTCCGCCTCAGTCCATCTCCGTTCCCACACGGGATACTGAGCAACCCTCCTCTCAGCGCGCCTTGCACAGCCCTAGCGCCAccttcctcctcatctccgCTCCATCTCTGCGCTATGAGCGTCTTCCAGTTTGACAAACCATACTCCCGTGCGTCATTTGAGGCCGCCAAGGACAAGCAAACACCTCCTCCGCTGCCACCTAAGCCCAACCATCTGCCTGATGAAGGCATTCGCAGGCCGAGGGCAATGAGTGCACGGCATTGCCCAAAACATGTCGCGCCGCTTTTCCGAAGGACATCTTTGTCAAGCTTGGACCATTTCACAATTG cagatGCTGACAGCAGATCAACAGGAAACAGAAGGCAGACTCTTAATGTGGTAAGACAATCATGGCACAACCAAAGCCAGCAAGACGAGTCCTACGTCGCCATGGTTTCCACACCGTCACGCGTCAGCGTTGTTGAGGGTGACGCTTACATTCCCATGAGCCCCATCAGCATGCCcgatacaaacaaaaaagtcaaggcCACCAAGACTCTCAGCTCCCTCGTGTGCCAACCGGGAGAATTTGCACCTCCTCCGATCCACCGTCATCTCAAACCTTGTTTAAGGAGAG CTCGACCCCCACCTCTTGATTTGAGAGGCCTCTCTACAATCACTGAATGTCCTGCTCATCATCCTTTGAGCAGAACAAAGACTGATTCGTG tttcagcttttctggaacGTGTTTATCTTATGAAGGAAGCTTTGAGAACGGGGACAATTCAAGAGATGAAGATGCAAAGTGGGCCACAATG GAGTCAAGACAACGCTTCTCCCTCAATGTCGAAGGAGTTGTTCAACCTTGGGCAAGAAGATCGAACCTTGACTATTTATCATTGGATTTCAACTCGGCTTCTCCTTCTCCTGTACAGAAG AAGCCTCTTCTTTCTGATGAACATCGAGTAGATTACGTGCAGGTTGATGAGAAGAAGACTCAGGCACTACAAAACACCAAGATGGAATGGATAGATGTGCGACAGTCGAAAACATAA